From Penaeus monodon isolate SGIC_2016 chromosome 6, NSTDA_Pmon_1, whole genome shotgun sequence, the proteins below share one genomic window:
- the LOC119574262 gene encoding DNA-directed RNA polymerase III subunit RPC7-like has translation MGGRGRGGRGRGRGMTYEQLGVQKGEVLPERVVGPPETYPPLEFRPVQPAQEKNLAESYLLVVKKEFREHMQNSQYYIHPGVKRPDIERYSDRYQLLASHRGQLNINWSRCPKELSHSSTTAKKRKSWTKKSDVKKAKVKDLNVSEALEALQKKEETQSKEGVEEEGEEEGKPEGEEIEELEEDDEELDEGTDYVNNYFDNGDSYIDEEDDALEEGGVF, from the coding sequence ATGGGTGGAAGAGGTCGTGGAGGtcgaggcagggggaggggcatgACCTATGAGCAGCTGGGAGTTCAGAAAGGAGAGGTCTTACCTGAGAGAGTTGTTGGGCCACCAGAAACTTACCCTCCACTTGAGTTCCGCCCGGTGCAGCCTGCACAAGAAAAAAACCTAGCCGAATCCTACCTCTTAGTGGTGAAGAAAGAATTCCGAGAACACATGCAAAATTCACAGTACTATATTCATCCAGGAGTAAAGAGACCTGATATTGAAAGATACTCAGATAGATATCAGTTACTAGCAAGTCATCGTGGGCAGTTGAATATAAACTGGTCTCGGTGTCCGAAGGAACTCAGTCATTCTAGTACCAcagcaaagaagagaaaaagttggACTAAAAAGTCCGATGTCAAAAAGGCAAAAGTGAAAGACCTAAATGTAAGTGAGGCATTAGAGGCActacagaaaaaggaagaaacacagAGTAAGGAAGGggttgaagaggaaggagaagaagagggtaaACCTGAGGGTGAAGAGATAGAGGAAttagaagaggatgatgaagagcTCGATGAAGGTACAGATTATgtcaataattattttgataatggtgatagttatATTGATGAAGAAGACGATGCCCTTGAAGAAGGTGGTGTTTTTTAG